A window of Desulfovibrio sp. contains these coding sequences:
- a CDS encoding glycosyltransferase family 9 protein, protein MPFPPVSPRGDTGEGMGVIIINLTRFGDLLQSQALVNDLHKAGLRVGLVCLENFVSAVPLLRHVDAAWPLPGASLLADVSGNWRNAALNMLAFVRRIHQEMPGARVVNLTATLPARLLARMLASQPDGIAGFGMDPEGFGFSGGIWTSFLAGTVLRRLNTPFNLVDTFRMVGAHSLSAQEKERMHAVGTHGDSDGTQENLRGPQENLDGTCEDLSGVRENLRGPHDTAGSGLHPPSEENMRFARALLDEEAASLGISGRCKGFVAMQLGASEARRQWPAAYFAAVGDRIWRETGLCPVLLGSPAEAPLAAAYAQAAQEPHLSAVGRTNIPQLAGLLCQCRVLITNDTGTMHLAAGLGIPCLAIFLATAQPWDTGPYLPGCCCLEPAMPCHPCPYGRACPHANACRERVGARSVGDLVLGWLESGSWISAAHKASSIFGEARVWLTEKDSQGFASLRCLSGHEGEDRSLWLNSQRVFWRQILDSLAENTAEPGAPPVEEAGSAPAGALAHAPVRPMTEQHATIPFSPAFASSVRDCLTQTIQLLCLLEEQGGLVGKSAMAGQLFLRNCERLQNLLDASVSLSALGGFWREMRQQRGGDMRDLVHLIRQLKNCVTDLNEII, encoded by the coding sequence ATGCCGTTCCCCCCCGTTTCGCCCCGTGGCGACACGGGGGAGGGCATGGGCGTTATCATCATTAATCTGACACGCTTTGGCGATCTGTTGCAAAGTCAGGCCCTTGTCAACGATCTGCACAAGGCTGGCCTGCGCGTGGGCCTGGTCTGCCTTGAAAACTTTGTTTCGGCTGTGCCGCTTCTGCGCCACGTGGATGCGGCCTGGCCCCTGCCCGGGGCCAGTCTGCTGGCTGACGTCAGCGGCAACTGGCGAAACGCGGCCTTGAACATGCTGGCCTTTGTGCGCCGCATTCATCAGGAGATGCCCGGCGCGCGCGTCGTCAACCTCACAGCCACGCTGCCCGCCCGCCTGCTGGCCCGTATGCTGGCCTCGCAGCCTGACGGCATAGCGGGCTTTGGTATGGATCCGGAGGGCTTCGGCTTCAGCGGCGGCATCTGGACGTCCTTTCTGGCCGGCACAGTACTGCGCCGCCTCAATACGCCTTTCAATCTTGTGGATACCTTCCGCATGGTCGGAGCGCACTCCCTGTCCGCACAGGAAAAGGAGCGCATGCATGCAGTTGGCACCCACGGGGATTCTGACGGCACGCAGGAAAATCTGCGCGGCCCGCAGGAGAATCTGGACGGCACGTGCGAAGATTTGAGCGGCGTGCGGGAGAATTTGAGAGGCCCGCACGATACGGCAGGTTCCGGGCTGCATCCGCCCTCTGAAGAAAATATGCGCTTTGCCCGCGCCCTGCTTGACGAAGAGGCTGCCAGTCTGGGGATTTCCGGCCGGTGCAAAGGCTTTGTCGCCATGCAGCTTGGGGCCAGCGAGGCGCGGCGGCAGTGGCCTGCGGCGTATTTCGCCGCTGTTGGCGACCGCATATGGCGCGAGACAGGCCTTTGCCCGGTACTGCTAGGCAGTCCGGCAGAAGCGCCGCTGGCTGCTGCCTATGCGCAGGCGGCGCAAGAGCCGCATTTAAGCGCGGTGGGGCGCACCAATATTCCGCAACTGGCGGGGCTGCTCTGTCAGTGCCGCGTATTGATCACCAATGATACCGGAACCATGCACCTTGCGGCAGGCTTGGGCATCCCCTGCCTGGCGATTTTTCTGGCCACAGCGCAACCCTGGGACACAGGCCCCTACCTGCCCGGCTGCTGTTGCCTTGAACCGGCCATGCCCTGCCACCCCTGCCCCTATGGCCGCGCCTGCCCCCATGCGAATGCCTGCCGCGAGCGTGTTGGAGCCAGGAGCGTCGGCGATCTTGTCCTGGGCTGGCTTGAGTCGGGAAGCTGGATCTCTGCGGCGCACAAGGCCAGCAGCATCTTTGGCGAAGCTCGCGTATGGCTGACGGAAAAAGACAGTCAGGGTTTTGCCAGCTTGCGTTGCCTTTCAGGCCATGAGGGTGAAGATCGCAGCCTGTGGCTGAACAGCCAGCGTGTTTTCTGGCGTCAGATCCTTGACTCCCTGGCTGAAAACACGGCGGAACCCGGCGCGCCCCCTGTGGAAGAAGCGGGCAGCGCGCCTGCGGGGGCACTGGCCCATGCCCCGGTGCGCCCCATGACGGAACAGCACGCAACCATCCCGTTCAGCCCGGCCTTTGCCTCGAGCGTGCGGGACTGTCTGACGCAGACAATACAATTATTATGCTTACTTGAAGAACAGGGCGGCCTGGTGGGCAAAAGCGCCATGGCAGGGCAACTGTTTTTGCGCAACTGTGAACGGTTGCAAAACCTGCTGGATGCAAGCGTGTCTTTGTCCGCCCTGGGAGGCTTCTGGCGCGAAATGCGGCAGCAGCGCGGCGGTGACATGAGGGATCTTGTCCATCTGATCCGGCAGTTGAAAAACTGTGTAACAGATTTGAATGAAATAATATAA
- a CDS encoding DapH/DapD/GlmU-related protein → MNDAFSSSVAMTASCATPRVAQGAILTETTLGRWTDVGPRCLMHGVTMGDYSYVCNDADLMYANVGKFVSIASHVRINPSNHPWWRPTLHHFTYRPGRYGLAAANETDVDEDIFAWRRQYTVRIGHDVWIGHGAVLLPGVSVGNGAIVGAGSIVTKDVPAWHIVVGNPGAVLRPRFADPGVAERLERLAWWNWPEETLRRNWKLFQLPAEQFLLVAEGLAAI, encoded by the coding sequence ATGAATGACGCTTTTTCTTCTTCTGTGGCCATGACGGCATCCTGCGCCACGCCGCGCGTGGCGCAGGGCGCCATCCTTACCGAGACGACCCTGGGCCGCTGGACGGACGTGGGGCCGCGTTGCCTGATGCACGGCGTGACCATGGGCGACTATTCCTATGTGTGCAACGACGCCGACCTCATGTACGCCAATGTGGGCAAATTCGTGTCCATCGCCTCGCACGTGCGCATTAACCCAAGCAATCATCCCTGGTGGCGGCCCACCCTGCACCACTTTACCTACCGCCCCGGCAGATACGGCCTTGCCGCTGCCAACGAGACGGACGTTGATGAAGATATTTTTGCCTGGCGCAGGCAGTACACCGTGCGCATCGGCCATGACGTGTGGATAGGGCACGGGGCAGTGCTGCTGCCGGGGGTAAGCGTGGGCAACGGGGCCATTGTCGGCGCGGGCAGCATCGTGACCAAGGATGTTCCCGCCTGGCATATTGTGGTGGGCAATCCCGGCGCAGTGCTGCGGCCACGGTTTGCTGACCCTGGCGTGGCCGAGAGGCTGGAACGCCTGGCCTGGTGGAACTGGCCGGAGGAAACCCTGCGGAGGAACTGGAAGCTTTTTCAGCTGCCGGCCGAACAGTTTTTGCTTGTGGCCGAAGGGCTGGCCGCCATCTGA
- a CDS encoding DUF1045 domain-containing protein, protein MQYRYAVYYVPEQHSPLYAAGSALLGYDARTGQSVPTPCLPLPRDLPHDLPHDLSWESLVAEPTRYGLHATVVAPFFPLHSSEDALADTLRLFCQRMAAVLTPLRVVEHRGFLALMPDVPGVPNATNVPDAPGVTSAPDASDKAGTSGEADAPGSANVSGRRAMAALRHMAGEATRVFAPLRRPAPEAETLRRAKGLTNRQLAFLRTWGYPYVFEEYDFHISLTGPSTASPALGKVVAAYLADSIAQPQNVASLSLCRQPVDENHEPGKPCTGRFRVLESFPLSSTGIEQ, encoded by the coding sequence ATGCAATACCGTTACGCCGTTTATTACGTCCCTGAGCAGCACAGCCCCCTCTACGCCGCCGGTTCCGCCCTGCTGGGCTACGACGCACGCACCGGGCAGAGCGTGCCCACCCCCTGCCTGCCCCTGCCGCGAGATCTGCCGCACGACCTGCCACACGACCTTTCGTGGGAGTCCCTTGTGGCGGAACCCACGCGCTATGGCCTGCACGCCACGGTCGTTGCTCCTTTTTTTCCGCTGCACAGCAGCGAGGACGCACTGGCCGACACCCTGCGTCTTTTCTGCCAACGCATGGCGGCGGTGCTCACCCCATTGCGCGTGGTGGAGCACCGGGGTTTTCTGGCGCTTATGCCGGATGTGCCAGGGGTGCCGAATGCGACGAATGTGCCGGATGCGCCAGGGGTGACGAGTGCGCCTGACGCTTCGGACAAGGCGGGTACGTCAGGTGAGGCGGATGCGCCAGGCTCGGCGAATGTGTCAGGCCGCAGAGCAATGGCAGCCTTGCGCCATATGGCCGGTGAAGCCACACGCGTGTTCGCGCCACTGCGCAGGCCAGCGCCCGAAGCAGAAACACTGCGTCGGGCCAAAGGGCTGACCAACCGACAACTGGCCTTTCTGCGCACCTGGGGCTACCCGTATGTATTTGAAGAATATGACTTTCATATCAGCCTCACCGGGCCGTCAACAGCCTCGCCCGCCCTTGGCAAAGTGGTGGCCGCCTACCTTGCCGACTCCATAGCTCAGCCACAGAACGTGGCGAGCCTGAGCCTGTGCCGCCAGCCTGTGGACGAGAATCATGAACCGGGAAAACCCTGTACCGGACGGTTCAGGGTTCTGGAATCCTTTCCCCTGAGCAGCACGGGCATAGAGCAATGA
- the phnE gene encoding phosphonate ABC transporter, permease protein PhnE: protein MTASEQHLSVNRSWFSLLGWGICLALLAWSWGGAEMNPSALFSDARNMGSFASEFFPPDFSDWRLYLKEMVVTIQVALWGTALAVVFAVPFGILSSDNLVPWWVYQPVRRIMDACRAINEMVFAMLFVVAVGLGPFAGVMALFVHTTGILAKLFSEAVEAIDPQPVEGMRATGALAIEEILYGVIPQVLPLWISFSLYRLESNIRSATVVGMVGAGGIGVVLWEMIRGFYFPQTSAVMLVIIAVVILFDMISQFIRKRFV, encoded by the coding sequence ATGACGGCATCCGAACAACACCTGTCGGTTAACCGATCCTGGTTTTCACTGTTGGGCTGGGGCATTTGCCTTGCCCTGCTGGCCTGGTCGTGGGGAGGGGCAGAAATGAATCCCTCGGCCCTGTTCAGCGACGCCCGCAACATGGGTTCGTTCGCGAGCGAGTTTTTCCCCCCCGATTTTTCCGACTGGCGGCTTTATCTCAAGGAGATGGTGGTCACCATCCAGGTGGCTCTTTGGGGCACCGCCCTGGCCGTGGTCTTTGCCGTGCCCTTTGGCATCCTCAGTTCGGACAATCTCGTGCCCTGGTGGGTTTATCAGCCCGTGCGGCGCATTATGGACGCCTGCCGCGCCATTAACGAGATGGTCTTTGCCATGCTTTTTGTGGTTGCCGTGGGCCTTGGCCCCTTTGCGGGCGTGATGGCGCTTTTTGTGCACACCACGGGCATTCTTGCCAAACTTTTTTCCGAAGCCGTAGAAGCCATTGACCCACAGCCTGTGGAGGGCATGCGCGCCACCGGCGCGCTGGCCATTGAGGAAATCCTGTACGGCGTCATCCCCCAGGTGCTGCCCCTGTGGATATCCTTCTCGCTCTACCGGCTGGAATCCAACATTCGTTCGGCCACGGTAGTGGGCATGGTAGGGGCTGGCGGCATTGGCGTGGTGCTGTGGGAGATGATCCGCGGTTTCTACTTTCCCCAGACGTCGGCCGTCATGCTTGTCATTATTGCGGTAGTGATACTTTTTGACATGATTTCCCAATTCATCCGCAAGCGCTTTGTATAA
- the phnD gene encoding phosphonate ABC transporter substrate-binding protein: MKLLRLLTLALALAAAGLPALSARAAEPEVLNFGIISTESSQNLRSLWDPFLKRMEEETGLKIRAFFAPDYAGIVTGMQYGKVQMAWYGNKAAIEAVDRADGQIFAQTMDLAGLGGYYSHLIVNRDSPYNSVDDILKNAKNITFSNGDPNSTSGFVIPGYYVFAKNGVDPKDAFKRTLNANHETNALAVANKQVDLATSNSECLARLRTTHPDKADLIKVIWTSPLIPGDPLVWRKDLPEETKEKISKFIFNFGVTGPHKDEDLKILAGLDWGPFKAATNDHSIPIRQVEMFKTRVKIEGDTKLSADEKKAKLAEVDEALAKLNARAEALKKGS, translated from the coding sequence ATGAAACTGTTGCGACTGCTTACCCTTGCCCTGGCTTTGGCCGCTGCAGGCCTGCCCGCGTTGTCGGCCAGGGCCGCTGAGCCGGAAGTGCTGAACTTCGGCATCATCAGCACCGAATCTTCCCAGAATCTGCGCTCGCTCTGGGATCCCTTCCTGAAACGTATGGAAGAGGAAACCGGGCTTAAAATCCGGGCTTTTTTTGCCCCGGACTACGCGGGCATTGTTACCGGCATGCAGTACGGCAAGGTGCAGATGGCCTGGTATGGCAACAAGGCGGCCATTGAGGCCGTTGACAGGGCCGACGGCCAGATCTTCGCCCAGACTATGGATCTGGCGGGCCTCGGCGGCTACTACTCGCACCTTATCGTAAACAGGGATTCCCCTTACAATTCTGTGGACGATATCCTCAAGAACGCCAAGAACATCACCTTCAGCAATGGCGACCCCAACTCCACCTCGGGCTTTGTGATTCCGGGCTACTACGTCTTTGCCAAAAACGGCGTTGACCCCAAGGACGCCTTCAAGCGCACGCTCAACGCCAACCACGAAACCAACGCCCTGGCCGTGGCCAACAAGCAGGTAGACCTGGCCACCAGCAACAGCGAATGTCTTGCGCGCCTGCGCACTACCCACCCGGACAAGGCCGACCTTATCAAGGTGATCTGGACTTCGCCCCTGATCCCCGGCGATCCGCTGGTGTGGCGTAAAGACCTGCCCGAGGAAACCAAGGAAAAAATCTCCAAGTTCATCTTCAACTTTGGCGTCACCGGCCCCCACAAGGACGAAGACCTGAAAATCCTGGCCGGCCTGGACTGGGGCCCGTTCAAGGCAGCCACCAATGACCACTCCATCCCCATCCGCCAGGTGGAGATGTTCAAGACGCGCGTCAAAATTGAAGGCGACACCAAACTGAGCGCCGATGAAAAGAAGGCCAAACTGGCGGAAGTGGACGAAGCCCTTGCCAAGCTGAACGCCCGCGCCGAAGCCCTAAAAAAAGGTTCATAG
- the phnC gene encoding phosphonate ABC transporter ATP-binding protein, protein MISIENLTRTFGRSRALDNVSLSVGKGEMVALIGASGSGKSTLLRHVAGLTEADKNGGSVHVLGSVMQHEGRLAHHVRHLRTNIGMIFQKFNLVDRLPVHTNVMLGALGRIPLWRSLLGLFPRQVRSDALKALNRVGIVEKAFQRASTLSGGQQQRAAIARAMVQKARVLLADEPIASLDPESSRKVMELLTEINREDGITVVVTLHQVDFAIRYCPRTVALKNGCIVYDGPSDRLTPGFLQEIYGASSEELFAHATGGDEEPALAPRPSLHQACDAA, encoded by the coding sequence ATGATCAGTATAGAAAACCTCACCAGAACGTTTGGCAGAAGCCGCGCTCTGGACAATGTTTCCCTGTCGGTTGGCAAAGGGGAGATGGTGGCCCTAATCGGCGCTTCCGGCTCCGGCAAGTCCACCCTTCTGCGCCATGTCGCGGGCCTCACCGAGGCGGACAAAAACGGCGGCAGCGTGCATGTGCTCGGCAGCGTCATGCAGCACGAGGGACGTCTGGCCCACCATGTGCGCCATCTGCGCACGAACATTGGCATGATATTTCAAAAGTTTAACCTGGTAGATCGACTGCCGGTACACACCAACGTCATGCTGGGCGCGCTGGGCAGGATACCCCTGTGGCGCTCCCTGTTGGGCCTGTTCCCGCGTCAGGTGCGCTCGGATGCCCTCAAGGCCCTGAACCGCGTAGGCATTGTGGAAAAGGCCTTTCAGCGCGCGTCCACCCTTTCGGGCGGGCAGCAGCAGCGCGCGGCCATTGCCCGCGCCATGGTGCAAAAGGCCAGGGTTCTGCTGGCCGACGAGCCCATAGCCTCTCTTGACCCGGAATCATCCCGCAAGGTTATGGAACTGCTGACCGAAATCAACCGTGAGGACGGCATCACCGTGGTGGTGACCCTGCACCAGGTGGATTTTGCCATACGGTACTGCCCGCGCACCGTGGCTCTCAAGAACGGCTGCATCGTGTACGACGGGCCTTCGGACAGGCTGACCCCCGGCTTTTTACAAGAAATTTACGGCGCGTCCAGTGAAGAACTGTTCGCCCACGCCACCGGCGGGGATGAGGAACCGGCCCTTGCGCCGCGCCCCTCCCTGCATCAGGCCTGCGATGCGGCATAA
- the phnN gene encoding phosphonate metabolism protein/1,5-bisphosphokinase (PRPP-forming) PhnN — translation MAQYPGLLVYVVGPSGVGKDSLLTFARRCLTRGEGQDDVHFVRRHITRPVEAGGEDHIALSEEEFSLCAQRGDFILAWQSHGLRYGVHRQVLALLEQGHVAVVNGSREYAQEAARRISPMLVVEIAAQREVLRSRLELRGREQGAELEERLTRAAQSLPRMPHHVRIDNSGDLETACRAFTEIIDNARHYAT, via the coding sequence ATGGCACAGTATCCCGGCCTGCTGGTCTATGTGGTGGGGCCTTCCGGCGTCGGCAAGGACAGCCTGCTGACCTTTGCACGGCGCTGCCTGACACGCGGCGAAGGGCAGGACGACGTGCATTTTGTGCGCCGCCACATCACCCGCCCCGTGGAAGCGGGCGGGGAGGACCACATAGCGCTGAGCGAAGAGGAATTTTCTCTCTGCGCGCAACGCGGCGACTTTATTCTGGCCTGGCAAAGCCACGGTCTGCGCTACGGTGTGCACCGGCAGGTGCTGGCCCTGCTGGAACAGGGGCATGTGGCCGTGGTCAACGGATCGCGGGAATACGCCCAGGAAGCCGCCCGCCGCATAAGCCCCATGCTTGTGGTGGAAATAGCCGCGCAGCGCGAAGTTTTGCGCAGCAGGCTTGAGCTGCGCGGCCGCGAACAGGGGGCGGAGCTTGAAGAACGCCTTACGCGGGCCGCCCAGTCTCTGCCGCGTATGCCCCACCATGTGCGGATAGACAATTCCGGCGATCTTGAAACGGCCTGCCGGGCTTTTACGGAGATTATCGACAATGCCCGTCATTATGCAACGTAA
- a CDS encoding alpha-D-ribose 1-methylphosphonate 5-triphosphate diphosphatase: MPREYCIANARMVTADAVVEGHLCVRDGRIHAMDAGAPPVNGDIAVEDWEGDYLLPGLVELHTDNLEKHLMPRPKVIWPSARAAFLAHDAQMAAAGVTTVYDSVCIGETQDKGRYPMLRMAVDAFVACTAGDPDKTDVRAEHRLHLRCELNDPNMWSMFEPLSATPGLGLISLMDHTPGQRQWRNTDAYRTYYSTTRSWTEEEFASNVAELQERQRVYTPLHTGMVTEFCTAHGVPMASHDDTTVDDVNLALGHGIVISEFPTTMEAARHARDNGMTVLMGSPNVVRGKSHSGNISALGVAREGLLSGLSSDYVPMSLLHGAFVLHREAGLSLPDAVSMVTRRPAQAVALTDRGELRPGLRADLVRVALHDDLPVAREVYVRGKKVF; this comes from the coding sequence ATGCCTCGTGAATATTGCATCGCCAATGCCCGCATGGTCACGGCCGACGCCGTTGTTGAAGGGCACCTCTGTGTACGCGACGGACGCATCCACGCCATGGACGCTGGCGCGCCGCCCGTAAACGGCGACATTGCCGTGGAAGACTGGGAGGGCGACTACCTTTTGCCCGGTCTGGTGGAACTGCATACGGACAATCTTGAAAAACACCTCATGCCCCGGCCAAAGGTCATCTGGCCGTCGGCCCGTGCGGCCTTTCTGGCCCATGACGCGCAGATGGCGGCGGCAGGAGTCACCACGGTGTACGATTCGGTGTGCATAGGCGAAACACAGGACAAGGGCCGTTACCCCATGCTGCGCATGGCTGTGGACGCCTTTGTGGCCTGCACGGCGGGCGACCCCGACAAAACGGACGTGCGGGCCGAGCACCGTCTGCACCTGCGCTGCGAGCTTAACGACCCCAACATGTGGAGCATGTTTGAGCCGCTGTCCGCCACGCCGGGGCTGGGGCTCATCTCGCTGATGGACCATACGCCCGGTCAGCGGCAGTGGCGCAATACCGATGCCTACCGCACCTATTACAGCACCACGCGCTCCTGGACGGAAGAGGAGTTCGCCAGCAATGTGGCCGAACTGCAGGAGCGCCAGCGGGTTTATACCCCCCTGCACACCGGCATGGTCACAGAATTCTGTACGGCGCACGGCGTGCCCATGGCCAGCCATGACGACACCACGGTGGACGACGTGAACCTGGCGCTGGGGCACGGCATTGTTATCAGCGAATTTCCCACCACAATGGAAGCCGCGCGGCACGCGCGCGACAACGGCATGACCGTGCTTATGGGTTCGCCCAACGTGGTGCGCGGCAAATCCCATTCCGGCAATATCAGCGCTCTGGGCGTGGCCCGCGAAGGGCTGCTGAGCGGTCTTTCTTCCGACTATGTACCCATGAGTCTGCTGCACGGCGCTTTTGTCCTGCACCGCGAGGCCGGGCTTTCCCTGCCCGACGCCGTGAGCATGGTCACGCGCCGTCCGGCTCAGGCCGTGGCCCTGACAGACAGGGGCGAACTGCGCCCCGGCCTCAGGGCCGACCTTGTGCGCGTGGCCCTGCACGATGATCTGCCGGTAGCGCGCGAAGTCTACGTACGAGGCAAAAAGGTATTCTGA
- the phnL gene encoding phosphonate C-P lyase system protein PhnL → MLTVRNLAKTFTLHAQGGVRIEAFSNLNLEAHSGRCLVLHGPSGAGKSTLLRCLYANYKPCEGSILVRHHKGIVDMATATPRAVLEVRRETMGYVSQFLRVIPRVSTLDIVAGQCTAHGEDRSTALEKAAALLDRLNIPQRLWNLAPATFSGGEQQRVNIARGFIRHSPVLLLDEPTASLDAANKHTVVTLIAEARARGSAVIGIFHDDEVREAVANTVFHLQPGNNHAS, encoded by the coding sequence ATGCTCACCGTGCGCAACCTGGCAAAAACCTTCACCCTGCACGCCCAGGGCGGGGTGCGCATAGAGGCCTTCAGCAACCTGAATCTTGAGGCGCACTCCGGCCGTTGCCTTGTGCTGCACGGGCCGTCAGGAGCGGGCAAGTCAACCCTGCTGCGCTGCCTGTACGCCAATTACAAGCCCTGCGAGGGCAGCATTCTTGTGCGCCACCACAAGGGAATTGTGGATATGGCCACGGCCACGCCCCGCGCCGTGCTGGAAGTGCGCCGCGAAACCATGGGCTATGTGAGCCAGTTTCTGCGGGTCATCCCCCGTGTGAGCACCCTGGATATTGTGGCCGGTCAGTGCACTGCCCATGGTGAGGACCGCAGCACAGCGCTGGAAAAAGCCGCCGCCCTGCTGGATCGCCTGAATATTCCGCAACGCCTCTGGAACCTTGCCCCGGCCACGTTTTCAGGCGGCGAGCAGCAGCGCGTCAACATCGCGCGCGGCTTTATCCGGCACAGCCCTGTGCTGCTGCTGGACGAACCCACCGCCTCTCTGGATGCGGCCAACAAGCACACCGTCGTCACCCTGATCGCCGAGGCCAGAGCGCGCGGCAGCGCCGTCATCGGCATCTTTCATGACGACGAAGTGCGCGAGGCCGTAGCCAACACCGTTTTTCATCTGCAACCAGGAAATAATCATGCCTCGTGA
- the phnK gene encoding phosphonate C-P lyase system protein PhnK, with translation MSCLQCNDQAPLLRVLNATHYYGGRKGCADVSFDLWPGEVVAIVGESGSGKSTLLSLISGRLPLTSGAVVYRDALGRDRDMASMSEGERRRLLRTEWGFVHQNPRDGLRMRVSAGGNIGERLMACGARRYDDIRQTGHDWLHRVEIPVERLDDRPTAYSGGMQQRLQIARNLVSSPRLVFMDEPTGGLDVSVQARLLDLLRHLVRDLGLAVVLVTHDLAVARLLADRLLVMRNGGVVEEGLADQVLDDPHHPYTQLLVSSILQG, from the coding sequence ATGAGCTGCCTTCAATGCAACGATCAGGCCCCGCTGCTGCGGGTGCTCAACGCCACCCACTACTACGGCGGGCGCAAAGGCTGCGCCGACGTCTCTTTTGATCTCTGGCCCGGCGAGGTGGTGGCCATTGTGGGCGAGTCCGGTTCCGGCAAAAGCACCCTGTTGAGCCTTATTTCCGGCAGGCTGCCCCTGACTTCCGGCGCTGTCGTATACCGCGACGCCCTGGGGCGTGACCGCGATATGGCCTCCATGTCGGAAGGCGAGCGCCGCAGGCTGCTGCGCACCGAATGGGGCTTTGTACACCAGAACCCGCGTGACGGCCTGCGCATGCGCGTCAGCGCGGGCGGCAACATAGGCGAGCGCCTGATGGCCTGCGGCGCGCGGCGCTACGATGACATACGCCAGACCGGCCACGACTGGCTGCACCGGGTGGAAATTCCTGTAGAGCGGCTGGATGACCGGCCCACGGCCTATTCCGGCGGCATGCAGCAACGCCTGCAGATAGCCCGCAACCTGGTGTCATCGCCCCGGCTGGTTTTTATGGACGAACCCACAGGCGGCCTGGACGTTTCCGTTCAGGCCAGGCTGCTGGACCTGCTGCGCCATCTCGTGCGTGACCTGGGTCTGGCCGTGGTGCTGGTGACCCACGACCTTGCCGTGGCGCGACTGCTGGCCGACAGGCTGCTGGTCATGCGCAACGGCGGCGTGGTGGAAGAAGGGCTTGCCGACCAGGTGCTCGACGACCCCCACCATCCCTACACCCAACTGCTTGTTTCTTCCATTTTGCAAGGATAG
- a CDS encoding alpha-D-ribose 1-methylphosphonate 5-phosphate C-P-lyase PhnJ: protein MTAQTRHTAAPGVEKADAARPQSAAIPCAHEAHEAEQGKDFGALAYNFAYLDEQTKRSLRRAMLKAVAVPGHQVPFGSREMPMPYGWGTGGIQVSASVMGPDDVLKVIDQGSDDTTNAVSIRAFFRKVAGIATTTETARATIIQTRHRIPEQPLHEGQILVYQVPIPEPLRWLEPSETETRALHALEEYGIMYVKLYEDIARHGEIASSYDYPVLVAGRYVMSPSPIPKFDNPKMRGCPALQLFGAGREKRVYAVPPYTEVKSLDFEDHPFTVQQWDRPCALCGSTTSYLDEVIVDDDGSRLFVCSDTEYCASRRAAGHEGDGMPVAAPGRTERAKS from the coding sequence ATGACCGCACAAACCCGTCACACTGCCGCACCGGGCGTTGAAAAAGCCGACGCCGCCCGCCCGCAGAGCGCCGCAATCCCTTGCGCGCATGAAGCGCATGAAGCGGAACAGGGCAAGGACTTTGGCGCTCTGGCGTACAATTTTGCCTATCTGGACGAACAGACCAAACGCTCGCTCCGACGGGCCATGCTCAAGGCCGTGGCCGTGCCCGGCCACCAGGTGCCCTTCGGCAGTCGTGAAATGCCCATGCCCTATGGCTGGGGCACGGGCGGCATACAGGTTTCGGCTTCCGTCATGGGGCCGGACGACGTGCTCAAGGTTATTGACCAGGGTTCGGACGACACCACCAACGCCGTGTCCATACGGGCGTTTTTCCGCAAGGTTGCGGGCATTGCCACCACCACGGAAACAGCGCGGGCCACCATCATCCAGACCCGCCACCGCATACCGGAGCAGCCCCTGCATGAAGGCCAGATACTGGTCTATCAGGTGCCCATCCCCGAACCGCTGCGCTGGCTTGAACCGAGCGAAACAGAGACCCGCGCCCTGCATGCCCTTGAGGAATACGGCATCATGTATGTGAAGCTGTATGAAGACATTGCCCGGCACGGTGAAATAGCCTCCAGCTACGACTATCCCGTGCTGGTGGCCGGGCGCTATGTCATGAGCCCCTCGCCCATCCCCAAATTCGACAATCCCAAGATGCGCGGATGTCCCGCCCTGCAACTTTTCGGAGCCGGGCGCGAAAAGCGCGTCTACGCCGTGCCGCCCTATACCGAAGTCAAAAGCCTGGATTTTGAAGACCATCCCTTCACCGTGCAGCAGTGGGACCGCCCCTGCGCCCTGTGCGGCAGCACCACAAGCTACCTTGACGAAGTGATTGTGGATGATGACGGTTCGCGGCTTTTTGTCTGTTCCGATACCGAATACTGCGCGTCCCGCCGGGCCGCTGGCCATGAGGGCGACGGCATGCCCGTGGCGGCCCCCGGCAGGACAGAAAGGGCAAAATCATGA